One segment of Synechococcus sp. A15-24 DNA contains the following:
- the menA gene encoding 2-carboxy-1,4-naphthoquinone phytyltransferase — protein MVKPQAVASRYADRRLLWKAAIKWPMYSVAVMPVLLAAGWRIGAVGSLRWTQLFGFLLAAILLLLWENLSNDLFDADTGVDTTGKPHSVVNLTGRRDRVALASLASLGSGLVLMAWLAWCSSVLVLALVLLCCGLGYVYQGPPFRLGYRGLGEPLCWLAFGPCATAAALLVLEPQGANAIPWGTAWMLGAGPAVATSLVLFCSHFHQVSEDSAHGKRSPVVRLGTARAAALIPWLVALTLALEWLPMCRGDWPLTVLLSGLGLPAGLALIRLMQRCHDQPDRISGSKFLALRFQAWNGLGLALGLALGRL, from the coding sequence ATGGTTAAGCCGCAGGCTGTCGCATCCCGTTACGCCGATCGGCGTCTGCTGTGGAAAGCCGCGATCAAGTGGCCGATGTATTCCGTGGCCGTGATGCCCGTTTTGCTGGCGGCGGGGTGGCGAATCGGTGCCGTCGGATCGCTGCGCTGGACCCAGTTGTTCGGGTTTCTGCTGGCAGCCATCCTGCTCCTGCTCTGGGAGAACCTCAGCAACGACCTGTTCGATGCCGACACCGGAGTCGACACCACGGGCAAGCCCCACTCCGTGGTGAACCTCACCGGACGTCGGGACCGGGTTGCCCTGGCGTCGCTGGCATCCCTGGGATCGGGGTTGGTTCTGATGGCCTGGTTGGCCTGGTGCAGCTCCGTGCTGGTGCTGGCCCTGGTGTTGCTGTGCTGCGGCCTTGGTTACGTCTACCAGGGCCCTCCGTTTCGTCTGGGTTACAGAGGTCTGGGAGAACCGCTCTGCTGGCTGGCCTTTGGTCCCTGTGCCACCGCTGCAGCCCTGCTGGTGCTGGAACCGCAGGGCGCGAACGCCATTCCCTGGGGAACAGCCTGGATGCTTGGGGCAGGACCGGCTGTGGCCACCAGCCTGGTGCTGTTCTGCTCCCATTTCCATCAGGTGAGCGAAGACTCGGCCCATGGCAAACGCTCTCCGGTGGTGCGGCTGGGCACAGCCCGGGCAGCGGCCCTGATTCCCTGGTTGGTGGCCCTCACCCTGGCGCTGGAATGGCTGCCGATGTGCCGGGGGGACTGGCCTCTCACCGTACTGCTGAGCGGCCTGGGGCTTCCGGCGGGTCTGGCTTTGATCCGTTTGATGCAGCGCTGCCATGACCAGCCGGACCGCATCAGCGGCAGCAAGTTTCTGGCCCTGCGGTTTCAGGCCTGGAACGGGCTTGGTTTGGCGTTGGGGCTGGCCCTGGGGAGACTGTGA
- a CDS encoding NAD(P)H-quinone oxidoreductase subunit H, with protein sequence MTQLETRTEPMVVNFGPHHPSMHGVLRLVVTLDGEDVVDCEPVIGYLHRGMEKIAENRTNVMFVPYVSRMDYAAGMFYEAVVVNAPEKLADIPVPKRASYIRVLMLELNRIANHLLWLGPFLADVGAQTPFFYIFREREMIYDLWEAATGQRLINNNYFRIGGVAADLPWGWLEKCRDFCDWFGPKIDEYEKLITNNPIFRRRIEGLGTIEKQDAINWSLSGPMLRASGVPWDLRKVDHYECYDDFDWQVAWEKEGDCYARYRVRIEEMRQSLKILRQACEMIPGGPTENLEAKRLNEGKGSDAAGFDFQYVAKKVAPTFKIPNGELYTRLESGKGEIGVFIQGNNDVTPWRFKIRAADSNNLQILPHILKGHKVADIMAILGSIDVIMGSVDR encoded by the coding sequence ATGACGCAGCTGGAAACGCGCACGGAGCCCATGGTGGTCAACTTCGGGCCCCACCACCCCTCCATGCACGGGGTGCTGCGGCTGGTGGTGACCCTGGACGGTGAGGACGTGGTGGATTGCGAGCCGGTGATTGGCTACCTCCACCGCGGCATGGAGAAGATCGCCGAGAACCGCACGAATGTGATGTTCGTGCCCTATGTGAGCCGCATGGATTACGCGGCGGGCATGTTCTACGAAGCGGTTGTGGTGAACGCTCCGGAGAAACTGGCGGACATCCCGGTGCCGAAACGGGCCAGCTACATCCGGGTGCTGATGCTGGAGCTCAACCGCATCGCCAACCACCTGCTCTGGCTTGGCCCCTTCCTCGCAGACGTGGGCGCCCAGACGCCGTTCTTCTACATCTTCCGCGAGCGGGAGATGATCTACGACCTCTGGGAAGCAGCGACCGGTCAGCGGCTGATCAACAACAACTATTTCCGCATCGGCGGTGTCGCCGCAGACCTGCCCTGGGGCTGGCTTGAGAAGTGCCGCGATTTCTGCGACTGGTTCGGCCCCAAGATTGATGAATACGAGAAGCTGATCACCAACAACCCGATCTTCCGGCGCCGGATTGAGGGCCTGGGCACGATCGAGAAGCAGGACGCCATCAATTGGAGCCTCTCCGGTCCGATGCTGCGCGCCTCCGGTGTGCCCTGGGACCTGCGCAAAGTGGACCACTACGAGTGCTACGACGACTTCGACTGGCAGGTGGCCTGGGAGAAGGAAGGCGATTGCTACGCCCGCTATCGCGTGCGCATCGAAGAAATGCGCCAATCGCTCAAGATCCTTCGCCAGGCCTGCGAAATGATCCCCGGCGGCCCCACCGAAAACCTCGAAGCCAAACGCCTCAACGAAGGCAAGGGCAGCGACGCTGCTGGCTTTGACTTCCAGTACGTGGCCAAAAAGGTGGCCCCCACCTTCAAGATCCCCAACGGCGAGCTTTACACCCGTCTGGAATCCGGAAAAGGCGAGATCGGCGTGTTCATTCAGGGCAACAACGACGTCACCCCCTGGCGCTTCAAGATCCGCGCTGCCGACAGCAACAACCTGCAGATCCTTCCCCACATCCTCAAGGGACACAAGGTGGCCGACATCATGGCCATCCTCGGATCGATCGACGTGATCATGGGATCGGTCGACCGCTGA
- a CDS encoding RluA family pseudouridine synthase produces MKPAAFNDGWTYRDRVPVGAAGTWLSCWLAERYQHSAGEVWRQRIHSGELDCNGQRLTEDRRLAGGEAVLWRRPPWLEEAIPDQWETIHDDGDLLVINKPSGLPVMPGGGFLLHTLTALLEPTGARPVHRLGRFTSGLQVCARDPMTRASLSKEFRPEGSCRKVYQAWAQRVPGLEQGQTLTVTNDVVERQHPLLGWVWGPEPLKQEPIRKRLTARSELELLERTAEGDRLQVTITTGRPHQIRIHLAQLGSPLLGDPLYLLNREISATATPGDGGYRLHAWQLSGLPHLGETTLQVDPSVEGDQALRNSINREK; encoded by the coding sequence TTGAAGCCAGCGGCGTTCAACGACGGCTGGACGTATCGCGACCGAGTGCCGGTAGGGGCAGCTGGTACTTGGTTGAGTTGTTGGCTGGCGGAGCGCTATCAGCATTCCGCTGGAGAGGTCTGGCGGCAAAGAATCCATTCCGGCGAACTGGATTGCAATGGGCAACGCTTGACGGAGGATCGGCGGCTGGCTGGCGGTGAAGCAGTCCTCTGGCGTCGTCCTCCCTGGCTGGAGGAGGCGATCCCCGATCAATGGGAGACGATCCATGACGACGGCGATCTGCTGGTGATCAACAAGCCTTCGGGTCTGCCGGTGATGCCCGGCGGTGGTTTTCTGCTCCACACGCTTACGGCACTGTTGGAGCCCACCGGTGCGCGGCCGGTGCATCGGTTGGGGCGGTTCACCTCCGGCTTGCAGGTGTGTGCTCGGGATCCGATGACCCGCGCGTCGTTGTCCAAAGAGTTCAGGCCAGAGGGCAGCTGCCGCAAGGTGTATCAGGCCTGGGCCCAGCGGGTGCCGGGTTTGGAGCAGGGGCAGACCCTGACGGTCACCAATGATGTGGTGGAGCGGCAGCATCCTCTGCTGGGTTGGGTCTGGGGGCCGGAACCGCTCAAGCAGGAGCCGATCCGCAAACGCCTCACAGCTCGTTCCGAGCTGGAGCTTTTGGAGCGAACGGCTGAGGGCGATCGCTTGCAGGTGACGATCACCACAGGCCGACCGCATCAGATCCGCATTCATCTGGCACAGCTGGGCAGCCCGCTGCTGGGGGATCCGCTCTATTTGCTCAACCGGGAGATTTCGGCGACGGCAACCCCTGGCGATGGGGGCTATCGGCTGCATGCCTGGCAGCTTTCGGGTCTCCCTCACTTGGGGGAGACAACACTCCAGGTGGATCCCTCAGTTGAGGGAGATCAGGCCTTGCGGAATTCGATCAACCGCGAGAAGTAG
- a CDS encoding DUF2752 domain-containing protein produces MLPGWTCPVLAITGVPCPGCYLTRATAAALNGDISTSVSLHAFGPAFAAGLIVWSALALKRRRMVPMRWRTTPVLLAASALLLYWLLRLILSYGYGFEGMLGFPASS; encoded by the coding sequence TTGCTCCCCGGCTGGACCTGCCCTGTTCTGGCGATCACGGGTGTTCCATGCCCGGGTTGTTATCTCACGCGAGCGACCGCTGCGGCATTGAACGGCGACATCAGCACCAGTGTGTCCCTGCATGCGTTTGGTCCGGCCTTCGCTGCGGGGCTGATCGTGTGGAGCGCACTGGCCCTGAAACGGCGACGCATGGTGCCGATGCGCTGGCGAACCACACCAGTGCTCCTAGCGGCGAGCGCACTCCTCCTCTACTGGTTGCTGCGCCTGATCCTCAGCTATGGCTATGGGTTTGAAGGCATGCTGGGGTTTCCGGCTTCGTCCTGA
- a CDS encoding o-succinylbenzoate synthase: protein MRLQLQGRRFCFSLQQPLRTAAGVLDAREGWLLRIEASDGALGWGEVAPLDSAERPLCAAGLEQLAGEWLPRSHLEERLPMLSPSLGFGVGAALAELDGLVGNAARQGWLAAPRSAELLPAGDRMLHQLEQLLEQQGRQRQLTVKWKVAADPDPHEWLLLEALLARLPSTASLRLDANGGWSRATARRWMERLVGDPRFAWLEQPLVPNDQEGLDELAGLGPVALDESLDQDPSLRNRWSGWQVRRPLLEGDPRPLLRQLQECVPYRMLSTAFETGIGRRWLHHLAALQQQGPTPVAPGLAPGWCPSGPLFSDDPNAVWEAGLP from the coding sequence ATGCGTCTCCAGCTGCAGGGGCGCCGCTTTTGCTTTTCATTGCAACAGCCGCTGCGGACCGCTGCGGGAGTGCTGGACGCCCGCGAAGGCTGGTTGCTGCGGATCGAGGCCAGCGATGGAGCCCTGGGGTGGGGTGAGGTGGCGCCGCTCGATTCCGCTGAGCGACCCCTGTGCGCAGCGGGTCTGGAGCAACTAGCCGGGGAGTGGCTGCCGCGTTCACACCTGGAGGAACGGCTTCCAATGCTGTCCCCCTCTTTGGGCTTTGGGGTCGGTGCAGCCTTGGCGGAACTGGATGGGCTGGTGGGCAACGCTGCTCGGCAGGGCTGGTTGGCGGCGCCCAGGTCGGCTGAGCTGCTGCCGGCTGGTGATCGGATGCTGCATCAGCTTGAACAACTGCTGGAGCAGCAGGGCCGGCAACGGCAGTTGACGGTGAAGTGGAAGGTGGCGGCAGATCCGGACCCTCATGAGTGGTTACTGCTGGAGGCGTTGTTGGCGCGGCTGCCGTCCACGGCCTCCCTGCGGCTGGATGCCAACGGTGGCTGGAGCCGGGCCACGGCCCGCCGCTGGATGGAACGGCTGGTGGGGGACCCACGCTTTGCCTGGTTGGAGCAGCCCCTGGTGCCCAACGATCAAGAGGGATTGGATGAGCTTGCGGGCCTGGGACCGGTGGCCCTGGATGAATCCCTCGATCAGGATCCGTCCCTGCGGAACCGTTGGAGTGGATGGCAGGTGCGGCGTCCGCTGTTGGAAGGGGATCCACGGCCGTTGTTGCGGCAGCTGCAGGAGTGTGTGCCCTATCGGATGCTCAGCACCGCCTTTGAAACGGGCATCGGCCGCCGTTGGCTGCATCATCTGGCGGCGCTTCAGCAGCAGGGTCCAACGCCGGTGGCGCCTGGGCTCGCGCCGGGCTGGTGCCCATCGGGCCCGCTGTTCAGCGACGATCCGAACGCGGTGTGGGAGGCGGGCTTGCCATGA
- a CDS encoding isochorismate synthase, whose protein sequence is MSADCSFSSVLEASQQGWTASGGEDTLLSLTLPLDGIDPLQALPVLADQASFQMLMDGAPGLCLAAAGSCQQLELAGARRFELAQRFADLSLSRLVDTRANSPAQARPRVLLRFRFFEQVGEHHHGAMHPPAVEAVLPRWQLTSQGRRGWLRLNGVVNSAAEARELAEQLWLKCEQLQADLPSITSSRSPTQLANGNPDPWKQRYGRAVERGIELVNGGELHKLVLAVRHTIDLDNRFNPLPLLQRLRRQQSGSCRFLWRREADDVFFGASPERLLSLRGGWLRSDALAGTAGKGDDGMQLLRSDKDRREHELVVDTLTNQLRQMGLTPCRRRQPQLARHGQLTHLHTPITAEVQGRSALSLAEQLHPTPAVAGLPRREAMAWLRTLEPFERGCYAAPIGWIDSAGDAELRVAIRCGHARGSHLDLTAGAGLVRGSIAERERQEVELKLAVLADQLELQTSERNRSTV, encoded by the coding sequence ATGTCGGCTGATTGTTCTTTCAGCAGTGTTCTCGAGGCCTCCCAGCAGGGCTGGACGGCTTCCGGTGGCGAGGACACGCTGCTCAGCCTGACTCTGCCCCTCGACGGCATCGATCCGCTCCAGGCCCTGCCGGTGCTGGCGGATCAGGCGTCGTTTCAGATGCTGATGGATGGTGCTCCAGGGCTCTGTCTGGCGGCTGCCGGGTCCTGCCAGCAGCTGGAACTGGCCGGTGCGCGTCGGTTCGAGCTGGCGCAGCGCTTCGCCGATCTGAGCCTCAGCCGCCTGGTGGACACCAGGGCAAATAGCCCAGCCCAGGCCAGGCCAAGGGTGTTGCTTCGCTTCCGCTTTTTCGAACAGGTCGGAGAACACCATCACGGCGCCATGCATCCACCCGCCGTGGAGGCGGTGCTGCCCCGCTGGCAGCTCACCAGTCAGGGCCGCCGTGGCTGGCTCCGCCTCAATGGGGTCGTCAACTCCGCAGCCGAAGCCCGAGAGCTGGCCGAACAGCTGTGGCTCAAATGCGAACAACTCCAAGCCGACCTGCCGTCGATCACCTCCAGTCGATCACCGACGCAGCTGGCCAACGGCAACCCGGATCCATGGAAACAGCGCTACGGCCGGGCAGTTGAGCGCGGCATCGAACTGGTCAATGGCGGAGAGCTGCACAAGCTGGTGCTGGCGGTGCGGCACACCATCGATCTGGACAACCGCTTCAATCCTTTACCCCTGCTGCAACGACTGCGGCGTCAGCAGTCCGGCAGCTGCCGCTTTCTGTGGCGACGAGAAGCTGATGATGTGTTCTTCGGCGCTTCACCCGAGCGCCTGCTGAGCCTGAGGGGGGGCTGGCTGCGCAGCGATGCCCTCGCCGGCACCGCGGGTAAGGGTGATGACGGTATGCAACTGCTGCGCTCCGACAAGGACCGCCGTGAACATGAGCTGGTGGTGGACACACTCACCAACCAGTTGCGGCAGATGGGACTGACTCCCTGCCGCCGCCGCCAGCCGCAGCTGGCCCGCCACGGCCAACTCACCCATCTGCACACCCCGATCACGGCTGAAGTGCAGGGACGATCTGCGCTCAGCCTGGCGGAACAACTGCACCCGACCCCGGCAGTGGCTGGCTTGCCACGGCGGGAGGCCATGGCCTGGTTGCGCACCCTTGAACCGTTCGAACGGGGCTGTTACGCCGCACCGATCGGCTGGATCGACAGCGCCGGGGATGCCGAGCTCAGGGTTGCCATCCGTTGCGGTCACGCCCGAGGGAGCCATCTCGATCTCACTGCCGGAGCAGGGCTCGTGCGCGGGTCGATCGCTGAACGGGAACGCCAGGAAGTGGAACTGAAGCTGGCGGTCCTCGCCGATCAGCTGGAACTTCAGACCAGCGAGCGCAACCGTTCGACCGTCTGA
- a CDS encoding response regulator transcription factor yields MTDTPLPSTDEQEAPPPVPRLLLVDDEPGLRTAVQAYLEDEGFEVTTAVDGEEGFSKAQQMLPDVVISDVMMPRLDGYGLLKKLRADERLGGTPVIFLTAKGMTADRTQGYLAGVDDYIPKPFDPDELVARVRNVAQRQQRLLQEAARFADTDMGQMAKQITEIRSLLAQAEALPSKEPVVHSFTPREASVLQLVAEGLMNKEIARQLETSIRNVEKYVSRLFNKTGTSSRTELVRYALEHRLVT; encoded by the coding sequence ATGACCGATACGCCCCTTCCCAGCACCGACGAGCAGGAGGCTCCTCCTCCGGTACCGCGGCTGCTGCTGGTGGATGACGAGCCTGGGCTGCGCACGGCGGTGCAGGCTTACCTCGAGGACGAGGGTTTTGAGGTGACCACGGCGGTGGATGGAGAGGAAGGTTTCAGCAAGGCGCAGCAGATGCTGCCGGATGTGGTGATCAGCGACGTGATGATGCCGCGGTTGGATGGCTACGGGCTGCTGAAAAAGCTCCGGGCCGATGAACGCCTCGGCGGCACGCCGGTGATCTTCCTCACCGCCAAGGGCATGACGGCGGACCGCACCCAGGGTTACCTGGCCGGCGTGGATGACTACATCCCCAAGCCGTTCGATCCGGATGAACTGGTGGCGCGGGTGCGCAACGTGGCCCAGCGACAGCAGCGGTTGTTGCAGGAGGCGGCCCGCTTTGCGGATACGGATATGGGCCAGATGGCGAAGCAGATCACCGAGATCCGCTCCTTGCTGGCTCAGGCCGAGGCCCTGCCCTCGAAGGAGCCGGTGGTGCATAGCTTCACCCCACGGGAGGCGAGTGTGCTGCAGCTGGTGGCGGAAGGATTGATGAACAAAGAGATCGCCCGTCAGCTGGAGACGTCGATCCGCAATGTGGAGAAGTACGTGAGTCGCCTGTTCAACAAGACCGGCACCTCCAGTCGCACGGAGCTGGTGCGCTATGCGCTGGAGCACCGTCTGGTGACTTGA
- a CDS encoding cysteine desulfurase family protein: MPRRLLDFDYQATTPCAAEVVEAMAPYWSEDWGNPSSRQHRLGLTASAAVNLARRQIADALAVTPQQLVFTSGATEANNLALLGHARAKGSGHLISVATEHHAVLDPLQQLQREGFSVTLLTPGPEGLITPEQLRQAITPETQLVSVMAANNEIGVLQPLTALAAVCRDHGVTLHSDAAQAFGHIPLEPDAMGVDLMSLSAHKLYGPKGVGALVIRDGIALQPLQWGGGQEAGLRAGTLPTALIVGFAAAVQLSMQDREQRQQRLASLRDQLWADLQRKIPDVRLNGALAPRLAHNLNITLPVVSGSRLQRALKPQLSCSSGSACSNGAPSHVLQALGRSRADAEASLRLSLGRDTTADDIHQAVTAIGDAVAAVQS, from the coding sequence CTGCCGCGCCGTCTTCTCGACTTTGACTACCAAGCCACCACGCCCTGCGCCGCGGAGGTGGTGGAGGCGATGGCGCCCTACTGGAGCGAGGATTGGGGCAATCCCTCCAGCCGTCAGCACCGGCTGGGCCTGACCGCTTCAGCGGCGGTGAACCTGGCGCGGCGGCAGATCGCGGATGCGCTGGCGGTGACGCCACAGCAACTGGTGTTCACCAGTGGTGCCACCGAAGCCAACAACCTGGCCTTGCTGGGCCATGCCCGGGCCAAGGGCAGCGGCCATCTGATCAGCGTGGCCACCGAACATCACGCCGTGCTCGATCCGCTCCAACAACTGCAGCGGGAGGGTTTCAGCGTCACCCTGCTGACCCCAGGCCCCGAGGGGCTGATCACCCCTGAGCAGCTAAGGCAGGCGATCACCCCCGAGACGCAGCTGGTGAGCGTGATGGCGGCCAACAACGAAATCGGGGTGCTCCAACCCCTAACGGCCCTGGCCGCGGTGTGCCGCGACCACGGAGTCACCCTTCACAGCGACGCCGCCCAGGCCTTCGGTCATATCCCTCTGGAACCAGATGCCATGGGGGTTGACCTGATGAGCCTCAGCGCCCACAAGCTCTATGGCCCCAAAGGCGTTGGCGCCCTGGTGATCCGAGACGGAATTGCCCTGCAACCCCTTCAATGGGGTGGTGGCCAGGAAGCGGGACTCAGGGCGGGCACCTTGCCCACGGCCCTGATTGTCGGCTTCGCTGCCGCCGTGCAGCTGTCCATGCAAGACCGAGAGCAACGCCAGCAGCGATTGGCGTCGCTGCGTGACCAACTCTGGGCTGATCTGCAGCGCAAGATCCCTGACGTGCGCTTGAACGGAGCCCTGGCCCCAAGGCTTGCCCACAACCTCAACATCACCCTGCCCGTGGTGAGCGGCAGCCGCCTGCAGCGCGCCCTCAAGCCCCAGCTCAGCTGCAGCAGTGGCTCCGCCTGCAGCAACGGCGCCCCGTCCCACGTGCTGCAAGCACTTGGTCGCTCACGCGCCGACGCCGAAGCATCCCTTCGCCTGAGCCTGGGCCGCGACACCACGGCAGACGACATCCATCAAGCGGTCACTGCCATCGGTGATGCCGTCGCTGCAGTCCAGAGCTGA
- a CDS encoding AMP-binding protein, translated as MPIGPAVQRRSERGVGGGLAMTPDQLLQGFRDGRWMPLRGAEALPQQLLPPGPGVLVSSGGSSGGRRVCLQPLDHLDQSAAATAHWLQGIGLDPGEVLICNPLPMHHVSGLMPWWRSRSWGAPQLVLEPRWLKQPQWLIESCQAQPGWGQRPALLSLVPTQLGRLLADPGGIDWLKGFSVIWVGGAALPRVMADQAREVGIRLAPCYSATETAAMVAALPPERFLQGDDSCGAPLMDVELRLAADGALEVKTDRLATACWRPEQPQQLQSLSDASGWWRSGDRAALETDLRILGRLDGAVISGGETVFPEQLEARLLASELPLEAVLLLGIPDADWGERLVGLVRSSASDIVERLQDVTQSWPAAERPQRWLFCPELAASEAGKWQRSRWQAWLQSQESGLPPEPDG; from the coding sequence GTGCCCATCGGGCCCGCTGTTCAGCGACGATCCGAACGCGGTGTGGGAGGCGGGCTTGCCATGACGCCCGATCAACTGCTGCAAGGGTTCCGCGACGGTCGCTGGATGCCACTCAGGGGAGCTGAAGCGCTGCCGCAGCAGCTGTTGCCTCCAGGCCCAGGGGTGTTGGTGAGCAGCGGTGGCAGCAGCGGTGGTCGACGGGTCTGCCTGCAACCCCTGGACCATCTCGATCAATCGGCAGCGGCAACCGCCCATTGGTTGCAGGGCATTGGTCTGGATCCAGGCGAGGTGTTGATCTGCAATCCCCTGCCGATGCATCACGTCAGTGGACTGATGCCCTGGTGGCGCAGCCGCAGCTGGGGTGCACCCCAGCTCGTGCTGGAGCCCCGTTGGCTGAAGCAGCCGCAGTGGCTGATCGAGTCCTGTCAGGCGCAGCCAGGGTGGGGTCAGCGGCCTGCCCTGTTGTCGTTGGTGCCCACCCAGCTGGGTCGGTTGCTGGCGGATCCCGGCGGCATCGACTGGCTGAAAGGCTTCAGCGTGATCTGGGTGGGAGGCGCCGCGCTCCCGCGCGTGATGGCCGATCAAGCCCGCGAGGTGGGGATCAGGTTGGCGCCCTGCTACAGCGCCACAGAAACGGCGGCGATGGTGGCTGCCTTGCCGCCAGAGCGCTTCCTGCAAGGCGATGACAGTTGCGGAGCTCCGCTGATGGATGTGGAGCTGCGCTTGGCTGCTGATGGGGCTCTCGAGGTCAAAACGGATCGTCTGGCGACGGCCTGTTGGCGGCCGGAGCAGCCCCAACAGCTGCAGAGCCTGAGCGATGCCAGTGGTTGGTGGCGTTCCGGGGATCGGGCTGCGTTGGAGACGGATCTGCGCATCCTGGGTCGGCTGGATGGAGCGGTGATCTCTGGGGGTGAGACGGTGTTTCCTGAACAGCTGGAGGCCCGGTTGCTGGCCTCGGAGCTTCCATTGGAGGCGGTGTTACTGCTGGGGATTCCTGATGCTGACTGGGGTGAGCGCCTGGTGGGTCTTGTGCGCAGCAGCGCCTCGGACATTGTTGAACGGTTGCAGGACGTCACCCAGTCCTGGCCGGCTGCTGAACGGCCGCAGCGCTGGCTGTTCTGCCCGGAGCTGGCAGCGTCGGAAGCCGGCAAGTGGCAACGGAGCCGTTGGCAGGCCTGGTTGCAGTCGCAAGAATCAGGACTCCCGCCGGAACCCGATGGCTGA
- a CDS encoding acyl-CoA thioesterase: MPSPDHWLQLERRVRFGDTDAAGVMHFHQLLRWCHEAWEESLERYGIAAGSIFPGGRGQDYWPDTALPVVHCEADFLRPLHGGDQLQVRVKPRRIDPGCFEVQTRFQLDGVDVAIGLIRHLAIKSATRQRCPLPNAIDLWLEASSTGQISSL; this comes from the coding sequence GTGCCCTCCCCCGACCACTGGCTCCAGCTCGAGCGGCGCGTGCGCTTCGGCGACACCGATGCCGCCGGCGTGATGCATTTCCATCAGTTGCTGCGCTGGTGCCATGAAGCCTGGGAAGAAAGCCTGGAGCGATACGGCATTGCTGCGGGCAGCATCTTTCCCGGAGGCCGCGGCCAGGACTATTGGCCCGACACCGCGTTGCCAGTCGTGCATTGCGAAGCGGATTTCCTGCGGCCGTTGCACGGCGGTGATCAGCTGCAGGTGAGGGTCAAACCACGACGAATCGACCCTGGATGCTTCGAGGTGCAGACCCGGTTTCAGCTGGATGGTGTTGATGTGGCGATCGGTTTGATCCGCCATCTCGCCATCAAGAGCGCAACACGCCAGCGATGCCCGCTCCCGAACGCCATTGATCTCTGGCTCGAAGCCTCCAGCACCGGACAGATCAGCAGCCTTTAG
- a CDS encoding TM2 domain-containing protein, with amino-acid sequence MAELSETEISNKKLAAGLLGIFLGSFGIHKFVLGYNNAGIIMLVVSLAGGVVTCGIATGVMSIIGLIEGVIYLTKSTDEFRELYLDQEKPWF; translated from the coding sequence ATGGCTGAGCTATCTGAAACCGAGATCAGCAACAAGAAACTGGCGGCTGGATTGCTGGGGATCTTTCTGGGCTCTTTCGGGATCCACAAGTTTGTGCTCGGCTACAACAACGCCGGCATCATCATGTTGGTGGTGAGCCTTGCCGGTGGTGTGGTGACCTGTGGCATCGCCACTGGGGTGATGTCGATCATCGGGTTGATCGAGGGGGTTATCTACCTGACCAAGTCCACCGACGAATTTCGCGAGTTGTACCTCGATCAGGAGAAACCCTGGTTCTGA
- the rsmH gene encoding 16S rRNA (cytosine(1402)-N(4))-methyltransferase RsmH, translating into MPLFSHVSVLAEAVVDAGRQLPRSEGLLIDATLGGGGHSALLLEQHPGLRLVGLDQDATARAAAAERLAPFGDRVSIIATNFAEYTPPEPALMVLADLGVSSPQLDVAERGFSFRLDGPLDMRMNATGDGETAAEMIDRLEENELADLIYGCGEERLSRRIARRIKADLAAQGAYSGTAALAYAVAGCYPPKARRGRIHPATRTFQALRIAVNDELGVLDRLLLQAPDWLEPGGLVGIISFHSLEDRRVKTAFLRDDRLERITRKPVVATEEEEEVNPRSRSAKWRLARRVTDP; encoded by the coding sequence GTGCCGTTGTTCAGCCATGTGTCGGTATTGGCGGAGGCGGTGGTGGACGCAGGCCGCCAGTTGCCCCGTTCTGAGGGGCTGTTGATCGACGCCACCCTTGGCGGCGGCGGCCACAGCGCCCTGTTGCTGGAACAGCATCCCGGCCTGCGGCTGGTCGGCCTGGATCAGGACGCGACGGCCCGGGCTGCCGCTGCTGAGCGCCTGGCACCGTTCGGAGATCGGGTCAGCATCATCGCCACCAATTTTGCGGAGTACACCCCGCCGGAACCGGCGCTGATGGTGCTGGCGGACCTGGGGGTGAGCAGCCCCCAGCTGGATGTGGCAGAGCGGGGCTTCAGCTTCCGTCTGGACGGGCCCCTGGACATGCGGATGAATGCCACAGGTGATGGGGAAACGGCGGCGGAGATGATTGACCGCCTGGAGGAAAACGAGCTGGCGGATCTGATTTACGGCTGTGGAGAGGAGCGGTTGTCGCGCCGCATCGCCCGGCGGATTAAAGCCGATCTGGCGGCGCAGGGGGCCTATTCCGGCACTGCGGCCTTGGCCTATGCCGTGGCCGGTTGCTATCCGCCCAAGGCACGCCGCGGAAGGATTCACCCCGCCACTCGCACCTTTCAGGCCCTGCGAATTGCAGTGAATGATGAGCTGGGGGTGCTGGATCGCCTGCTGCTGCAGGCCCCCGACTGGCTGGAGCCGGGTGGGCTGGTGGGGATCATCAGCTTCCATTCGCTGGAAGATCGACGTGTGAAAACAGCGTTTCTCCGGGACGATCGGTTGGAACGGATCACCCGCAAACCTGTGGTCGCGACAGAGGAGGAAGAGGAGGTGAACCCCCGTAGTCGCAGCGCCAAATGGCGTTTGGCCCGCAGGGTCACTGATCCTTGA